The following proteins come from a genomic window of Nocardiopsis sp. YSL2:
- a CDS encoding quinone-dependent dihydroorotate dehydrogenase — MFYQILFRSVLRHLDAEKAHTLSFAALRGAAAVPGVAAAMGRVLGPREPELTVRALGQEFPGPLGLAAGFDKNAESPDGLAALGFGFVEIGTVTAQPQPGNPKPRLFRLVQDRAVVNRMGFNNEGSALVAERLHHHRGRRRPVLGVNIGKTKVTPEAEAPADYATSARRLARYADYMVVNVSSPNTPGLRNLQGVEQLRPLLAAVREALAESGHASLPLLVKIAPDLADEDIDAVADLALAEGLDGIIATNTTISREGLLASDEEVAAAGAGGLSGAPLKQRSLEVLRRLRARVGGQVTLIAVGGIETPEDAWERIRSGATLVQGYTGLIYGGPFWPRRIHRGLARLVRAAGYASVGEAVGVDAPAPALTLAEDPAGRTA; from the coding sequence TTGTTCTACCAGATTCTCTTCCGCTCGGTGCTGCGCCATCTGGACGCTGAGAAGGCGCACACGCTGAGCTTCGCGGCCCTGCGCGGCGCGGCGGCCGTGCCCGGTGTGGCCGCCGCCATGGGCCGGGTCCTGGGCCCGCGCGAACCGGAGCTGACGGTGCGCGCCCTGGGACAGGAGTTCCCCGGCCCGCTCGGGCTCGCGGCGGGCTTCGACAAGAACGCGGAGAGCCCCGACGGCCTGGCCGCCCTCGGCTTCGGGTTCGTGGAGATCGGCACCGTCACCGCCCAGCCGCAGCCCGGCAACCCCAAGCCGCGGCTGTTCCGCCTGGTCCAGGACCGCGCCGTCGTCAACCGCATGGGCTTCAACAACGAGGGCTCCGCCCTGGTCGCCGAGCGCCTGCACCACCATCGCGGCCGTCGCCGTCCGGTGCTCGGCGTCAACATCGGCAAGACCAAGGTCACGCCCGAGGCCGAGGCCCCCGCCGACTACGCCACCAGCGCCCGCCGGCTGGCGCGCTACGCCGACTACATGGTGGTCAACGTCAGCTCGCCCAACACGCCCGGTCTGCGCAACCTGCAGGGCGTGGAGCAGTTGCGCCCGCTCCTGGCCGCGGTGCGCGAGGCCCTGGCCGAGTCCGGACACGCGTCGCTGCCGCTGCTGGTCAAGATCGCCCCGGACCTGGCCGACGAGGACATCGACGCGGTCGCCGACCTGGCCCTGGCCGAGGGCCTGGACGGCATCATCGCCACCAACACCACCATCTCCCGCGAGGGCCTGCTGGCCTCCGACGAGGAGGTGGCGGCCGCCGGAGCGGGCGGCCTGTCCGGCGCTCCGCTCAAGCAGCGGTCACTGGAGGTGCTGCGCCGCCTGCGCGCCCGTGTGGGCGGCCAGGTCACACTGATCGCGGTCGGCGGTATCGAGACGCCCGAGGACGCCTGGGAGCGGATCCGCTCCGGAGCGACCCTCGTGCAGGGCTACACCGGCCTGATCTACGGCGGCCCGTTCTGGCCGCGCCGGATCCACCGCGGCCTGGCCCGCCTGGTCCGCGCCGCCGGCTACGCCTCCGTCGGCGAGGCCGTGGGCGTGGATGCCCCGGCCCCCGCACTGACCCTGGCCGAGGACCCCGCGGGCAGGACCGCCTGA
- a CDS encoding polysaccharide deacetylase family protein: protein MPATRVPQVRTGSSPVPARRWRTGAALAAVLLPVTACAAITGGGTTAPEDITVLIDPAEAAEAAVDEWTGDADAFGDHPHRPEGVEIDVAHPAFTGAAEQFTTDLAAQVDRDVQDFRGASRDPMSLDIDWQVVAAGDGVLGVRLIRTETDLHGTRRAYGTYWYDAQSGLTRYATELVRDQAALEELNGLVSEALADDPHVGSEVLYPVLGTYDSMGFNTDGDLVVEFDDGHLSPPREGHPPDPEPGRVTAVLDSEEVAPLLSDLGERARAASLVEEPDLTVPEPSVDHGTRPPVPGEITPGTGVDCADEDAKCIALTFDDGPAETTPHLLDILAEQEVPATFFLNGNPALTYPNILRRAYAEGHEVANHNDLHEHMPEYGADELTAQMAVVSAIVRRNTGYTVDLFRPPFGASSSEVLEEIGDQDMAEILWSSDSEDWMEIDRDGIVERVLHQAEPGAVVLLHDTLPATLAAVPEIVERLREEGYEFATVSETLGDPEVGESYPEGETVPEIEG from the coding sequence GTGCCAGCGACCCGAGTTCCCCAGGTCAGGACCGGGTCCAGCCCGGTCCCGGCCCGGCGGTGGAGGACCGGTGCCGCCCTCGCGGCGGTGCTCCTGCCGGTGACCGCCTGCGCGGCGATCACCGGAGGCGGCACCACCGCGCCCGAGGACATCACCGTCCTCATCGATCCGGCGGAGGCGGCCGAGGCGGCGGTGGACGAGTGGACCGGCGACGCCGACGCCTTCGGAGACCATCCCCACCGGCCGGAGGGCGTGGAGATCGATGTCGCCCACCCGGCGTTCACGGGGGCGGCCGAGCAGTTCACCACCGACCTGGCCGCACAGGTGGACCGGGACGTCCAGGACTTTCGCGGGGCCAGCCGGGATCCGATGAGCCTGGACATCGACTGGCAGGTCGTCGCCGCCGGCGACGGTGTCCTGGGCGTGCGACTGATCCGGACGGAGACGGACCTGCACGGCACGCGCCGGGCGTACGGAACCTACTGGTACGACGCGCAGAGCGGGCTGACCCGCTACGCCACCGAACTCGTCCGCGACCAGGCGGCGTTGGAGGAGCTCAACGGGCTGGTGTCGGAGGCTCTGGCCGACGACCCCCACGTGGGCTCGGAGGTGCTGTACCCGGTACTGGGGACCTATGACTCGATGGGGTTCAACACCGACGGCGACCTGGTCGTGGAATTCGACGACGGCCACCTGTCGCCGCCCCGTGAAGGGCACCCGCCCGACCCCGAACCGGGACGGGTCACCGCCGTCCTGGACTCCGAGGAGGTGGCCCCGCTCCTGTCCGACCTGGGAGAGCGGGCCCGGGCGGCGTCGCTGGTGGAGGAGCCCGACCTCACCGTGCCCGAGCCGAGCGTCGACCATGGGACGCGCCCGCCGGTGCCCGGCGAGATCACGCCGGGCACTGGCGTGGACTGCGCGGACGAGGACGCCAAGTGCATCGCGCTGACCTTCGACGACGGCCCGGCCGAGACCACCCCCCACCTGCTCGACATCCTGGCGGAGCAGGAGGTGCCGGCGACGTTCTTCCTCAACGGGAACCCGGCGCTGACCTACCCCAACATCCTGCGGCGCGCCTACGCCGAGGGGCACGAGGTCGCCAACCACAACGACCTGCACGAGCACATGCCCGAGTACGGGGCCGACGAACTGACCGCGCAGATGGCGGTCGTGAGCGCGATCGTGCGGCGCAACACCGGGTACACCGTGGACCTGTTCCGGCCGCCGTTCGGCGCGAGCTCGTCCGAGGTCCTCGAGGAGATCGGTGACCAGGACATGGCCGAGATCCTCTGGAGCTCGGACAGCGAGGACTGGATGGAGATCGACCGCGACGGGATCGTGGAGCGCGTGCTGCACCAGGCCGAACCGGGCGCGGTGGTCCTGCTGCACGACACGCTCCCGGCGACCCTGGCGGCCGTGCCGGAGATCGTCGAGCGGCTGCGCGAGGAGGGCTACGAGTTCGCGACCGTCAGCGAGACCCTCGGCGATCCCGAGGTCGGCGAGTCCTACCCCGAGGGTGAGACCGTGCCGGAGATCGAAGGCTGA
- a CDS encoding polysaccharide deacetylase family protein, which produces MAPDRPLITVVVAMVVLLGLVYLATRPSGPLAPVDSETASNGSTEDASAPEIPATGEPDELTVVDPAEVVDLDEAELAYDGDLDVVVRYPVLPNAEPLTDFLDRTLAAGVEAFDAANPGAESYEAEWQLTAANDGVVGVRMTSMETDSEGTRECHSTYWYDTATGQTFESTRLFGGQDQLAEANGLVRERVPDSAYTDTIHPVGALYDSVGFNPDGDLVVEFDDGQVAAPDEGRVHAVLDREGTEPLLSELGARVRDAATVGVRGFAIAEPPEADKDGRDDPTPGHLSPVDDEVDCSDPETRCVALTYDDGPGGGTPALLDTLAEYDARATFFVTGVPVMADPMTVRRAYAEGHEIANHTLGHPDLTGLSESAVRSELATVQAQIYRETGYTPDLMRPPYGATDDSVAAVTADMGLAQILWSVDTNDWKDRNASIVKGRALNGASDGAIILMHDIHDTSITASHEIIRELDARGYTMVTVSQLLGTTEPGATYVDGVPAPPEESPSPDGDHEDV; this is translated from the coding sequence ATGGCACCTGATCGCCCCCTGATCACGGTTGTGGTCGCGATGGTGGTCCTGTTGGGACTGGTGTACCTGGCGACCCGTCCCTCGGGGCCCCTGGCCCCCGTCGACTCGGAGACCGCCTCGAACGGGTCCACCGAGGACGCGAGTGCTCCCGAGATACCCGCGACCGGCGAACCCGACGAGCTGACGGTGGTCGACCCCGCCGAGGTCGTGGACCTCGACGAGGCCGAACTCGCCTACGACGGCGACCTCGACGTGGTGGTCCGCTACCCCGTCCTGCCCAACGCCGAGCCGCTCACCGACTTCCTCGACCGGACACTGGCCGCCGGCGTCGAGGCGTTCGACGCCGCCAACCCGGGCGCGGAGTCCTACGAGGCCGAGTGGCAGCTCACCGCCGCCAACGACGGCGTGGTGGGCGTGCGTATGACGAGCATGGAGACCGACTCCGAGGGCACCCGGGAGTGCCACAGCACCTACTGGTACGACACCGCCACCGGGCAGACCTTCGAGTCCACGCGCCTGTTCGGCGGACAGGACCAGCTGGCGGAGGCCAACGGACTGGTCAGGGAACGCGTTCCGGACTCCGCGTACACCGACACCATCCACCCGGTCGGCGCGCTGTACGACTCCGTCGGGTTCAACCCGGACGGCGACCTGGTCGTGGAGTTCGACGACGGGCAGGTGGCGGCGCCCGACGAGGGCCGCGTGCACGCGGTGCTGGACCGCGAGGGGACCGAGCCCCTGCTGTCGGAGCTGGGCGCGCGGGTGCGCGACGCGGCGACCGTCGGGGTACGGGGGTTCGCCATCGCCGAGCCGCCCGAGGCGGACAAGGACGGCCGGGACGACCCGACGCCGGGCCACCTGTCCCCCGTCGACGACGAGGTCGACTGCTCCGACCCCGAGACCAGGTGCGTGGCCCTGACCTACGACGACGGTCCCGGTGGGGGCACCCCCGCGCTGCTGGACACCCTGGCGGAGTACGACGCGCGGGCCACGTTCTTCGTCACCGGTGTGCCGGTCATGGCGGACCCGATGACGGTCCGGCGGGCCTACGCCGAGGGGCACGAGATCGCCAACCACACGCTCGGCCACCCCGACCTGACGGGCCTGAGCGAGAGCGCTGTGCGGTCGGAGCTGGCCACCGTGCAGGCACAGATCTACCGCGAGACCGGCTACACCCCCGACCTCATGCGTCCGCCGTACGGCGCGACCGACGACAGCGTCGCGGCCGTGACCGCGGACATGGGGCTGGCGCAGATCCTGTGGAGCGTCGACACCAACGACTGGAAGGACCGCAACGCGTCGATCGTGAAGGGCCGCGCGCTGAACGGTGCCTCCGACGGCGCCATCATCCTCATGCACGACATCCACGACACGTCGATCACCGCGTCCCACGAGATCATCCGTGAGCTGGACGCGCGCGGCTACACCATGGTCACCGTCTCCCAGCTGCTCGGTACCACCGAGCCCGGCGCGACCTACGTCGACGGCGTCCCCGCACCGCCCGAGGAGAGCCCGTCCCCGGACGGGGACCACGAGGACGTGTAG